A window of the Mucilaginibacter sp. cycad4 genome harbors these coding sequences:
- a CDS encoding M56 family metallopeptidase — MNWLHYLLEANLYLCVFYAGYCLFLNKETHYTLNRVYLLLSCVVSFVLPVMQIGWLKPVEATTKTIVIIPQTGYQTTAQKLAVHPALTFNDVLIYAYILGMIALTMVLFVRLYQLAKLTKATKTLVDDKYKLINIEGSNTAFSFFNYLFVGTKTEANNIIIRHELVHIRQKHSADIVFLELIKIINWFNPFIYLLQISLKTLHEYIADEQTAAHESDALTYSSFLVSNAYGLNGSPLAHSFFNYNLLKKRIIMLNQKRSGKLARLKYLMAVPICAGLLCASTLVFSKTYGFIDLMPQQEVANKKLASTHTAPADTVKVDPVRIKKADVTAKGYKYEETGYLVNKKTDFRVIITEKNGEQKEYYKSKVTPEELATLKTKYGYTFPKMLIYPKLPPPPPAPPANGKKPKVTNVKLPPPPPPANPEKIKKAPKVVKVQEAVPVGNPVAPVQPSASVQLPPPPPPADPMNPLYKYIAKHVRYPAAARNNRITGQVTVGFKLNNGKINGVKVLKTVDPQIDKEVAKVVSDFDEKLDGLNQGDYTLTVALKLIDSHDKYIANNIDKEKSQVVVVGYVE; from the coding sequence ATGAACTGGCTGCATTACCTCCTCGAGGCAAATTTGTACCTGTGTGTATTTTATGCCGGATACTGCCTGTTTTTAAATAAAGAGACACACTACACCTTAAACCGTGTATACCTATTGCTAAGCTGCGTGGTTTCATTTGTTTTGCCCGTAATGCAAATTGGCTGGTTAAAACCGGTTGAAGCTACAACAAAAACAATTGTTATCATTCCGCAAACGGGCTACCAAACAACAGCGCAAAAGCTTGCAGTGCATCCGGCGTTAACCTTTAACGATGTTTTGATTTATGCCTATATCCTCGGTATGATAGCACTTACCATGGTGCTCTTTGTCAGGCTTTATCAATTGGCCAAATTGACAAAGGCTACTAAAACCCTGGTTGATGATAAGTATAAGCTAATTAACATAGAGGGATCAAACACTGCCTTTTCCTTTTTTAACTACCTTTTCGTCGGCACAAAAACAGAGGCCAATAATATCATTATCAGGCATGAACTGGTGCACATCCGGCAAAAACATTCGGCTGATATTGTTTTCCTGGAGCTGATCAAAATCATTAACTGGTTTAATCCTTTCATTTATTTACTGCAGATAAGCCTGAAAACCTTACATGAATATATAGCCGATGAGCAAACGGCTGCGCATGAAAGTGATGCCCTTACCTATTCATCATTTTTGGTAAGCAATGCTTACGGACTTAACGGTTCGCCCCTGGCGCATTCATTTTTCAATTATAACTTATTAAAAAAGAGGATAATTATGTTAAATCAAAAACGTTCGGGGAAATTAGCCAGGCTAAAATACCTCATGGCCGTACCCATATGCGCCGGCCTGCTTTGCGCATCAACCCTGGTATTCAGTAAAACTTACGGCTTTATCGATCTGATGCCTCAACAGGAAGTTGCTAATAAAAAACTGGCCAGTACGCATACAGCCCCCGCTGACACTGTAAAAGTAGATCCAGTCCGAATAAAAAAAGCAGATGTTACCGCCAAAGGTTATAAGTACGAGGAAACCGGGTATCTTGTTAACAAAAAAACCGATTTCAGGGTGATCATTACCGAAAAGAACGGGGAGCAAAAAGAATATTATAAAAGCAAAGTTACCCCGGAAGAACTGGCTACACTGAAAACTAAATACGGCTATACATTTCCTAAAATGTTAATTTACCCAAAACTTCCGCCACCGCCACCTGCTCCACCTGCTAATGGCAAAAAACCAAAAGTTACTAACGTAAAGCTCCCTCCACCGCCCCCACCGGCTAATCCGGAAAAAATAAAAAAGGCACCAAAAGTGGTAAAAGTTCAGGAGGCTGTACCTGTAGGTAACCCTGTAGCCCCGGTGCAGCCTTCGGCTTCAGTGCAATTACCTCCTCCACCGCCCCCTGCCGATCCAATGAACCCGCTTTACAAATACATAGCCAAACATGTAAGGTACCCAGCTGCAGCACGCAATAATCGTATTACAGGCCAGGTAACTGTGGGTTTTAAGCTAAACAACGGAAAAATAAACGGGGTTAAAGTACTCAAAACTGTTGACCCGCAAATAGATAAAGAGGTAGCAAAGGTAGTGAGTGATTTTGATGAAAAGCTCGACGGCTTAAACCAGGGCGATTATACCCTTACCGTAGCTCTTAAGCTGATAGATTCGCACGATAAATATATAGCTAACAATATTGATAAAGAAAAAAGCCAGGTTGTTGTGGTTGGATATGTAGAATAA
- a CDS encoding glycosyltransferase yields the protein METYLHDALFILFQLCFIVQLYYLVSRHTRLAGYKPTEGPPPRVLIPVSVIISARNEARNLEENLPFILEQNYPDFEVVVINDCSFDASDEVLEAMQKKYPHLKVVTITEHDRFKTGKKFALTLGIKASKNEHLLFTDADCKPASENWISRMAANFTSGVQIVLGYSPYYKTGGFINAFTRFETIKTATNYLSGALTGDPYMGIGRNLAYTKALFFSAKGFASHMHVISGDDDLFVNQHATEDNTVIELNPESFIFTEAKTTFKSWFKQKKRHMGVGKLYKNQHRRMLSFDAVSGFIFYILLILFLILRYEPLLALGLCIFRLILQMAIYNRIFKKLNGKDLWWYLPFFDLLYYTYLNVFGLIGTFLKTTQWK from the coding sequence TTGGAAACGTACTTACACGACGCGCTTTTTATTCTTTTTCAGCTTTGTTTTATAGTTCAGCTATATTACCTGGTAAGCAGGCATACCCGCCTTGCAGGCTATAAACCAACCGAAGGGCCGCCTCCCCGGGTCCTGATCCCCGTTTCTGTTATTATCAGTGCCCGCAACGAAGCACGTAATTTAGAGGAAAACCTGCCCTTCATACTGGAGCAAAACTATCCCGATTTTGAGGTAGTTGTTATCAATGATTGCTCTTTTGATGCCTCCGATGAGGTGCTGGAAGCCATGCAAAAAAAATACCCCCACCTGAAAGTTGTTACCATAACCGAGCATGACCGCTTTAAAACCGGTAAAAAGTTTGCCCTTACCTTAGGCATCAAGGCCTCAAAAAATGAGCACCTTTTATTTACGGATGCCGATTGTAAGCCGGCCTCCGAAAATTGGATAAGCCGTATGGCAGCCAATTTTACAAGCGGTGTGCAAATAGTTTTAGGGTACTCTCCTTATTATAAAACAGGTGGCTTTATCAATGCTTTTACCCGCTTTGAAACCATAAAAACAGCAACAAATTACCTGTCGGGCGCGTTAACCGGCGATCCTTATATGGGTATTGGCCGTAACCTGGCTTATACAAAAGCATTATTTTTTAGCGCCAAAGGTTTTGCATCACATATGCATGTGATATCCGGAGATGATGACCTGTTTGTTAATCAGCATGCTACTGAGGATAATACCGTTATTGAATTGAACCCTGAGTCGTTTATTTTTACAGAGGCTAAAACAACTTTTAAATCGTGGTTTAAACAAAAAAAACGACATATGGGAGTGGGTAAACTGTATAAAAACCAGCACAGGCGTATGCTTAGTTTTGATGCAGTTAGTGGGTTTATATTCTATATTTTATTAATATTATTCCTTATTTTGAGATATGAGCCGTTACTGGCATTAGGTTTGTGCATTTTTAGGTTGATATTACAAATGGCCATTTATAATCGTATATTTAAAAAGCTTAATGGTAAAGACCTTTGGTGGTATCTCCCCTTTTTTGACCTATTATATTATACGTATTTAAATGTTTTTGGATTGATCGGTACCTTTTTAAAAACTACTCAATGGAAATAA
- a CDS encoding sigma-70 family RNA polymerase sigma factor, which translates to MEINANFTENAKNDFHLVVKARQGDQKAYADLMHRYKDSIYFMVLKMVNNKEDAMDLTVETFAKAFEKLEKYQPDFAFSTWLFRVATNNCIDFIRKKKLSTMSIHGMMDDEGDEKPLQIKADILNPEETSIKKQQTQELKSLIESLPTRYRNLITLRYFDELSYEEIAQQLDLPLGTVKAQLFRARYLLGNIINRFNRDDI; encoded by the coding sequence ATGGAAATAAACGCCAACTTTACCGAGAACGCAAAGAATGATTTTCACCTGGTAGTGAAGGCCAGGCAAGGAGATCAAAAAGCCTATGCCGATTTGATGCACCGTTATAAAGATTCAATTTACTTCATGGTGCTAAAGATGGTAAACAACAAAGAAGATGCGATGGACCTAACGGTTGAAACGTTTGCCAAGGCATTTGAAAAGCTTGAAAAATACCAGCCTGATTTTGCTTTTAGCACCTGGCTTTTCAGGGTAGCAACTAATAATTGCATTGATTTTATCCGGAAGAAGAAGCTGAGTACCATGTCAATTCATGGTATGATGGACGATGAAGGGGATGAAAAACCGCTGCAAATTAAAGCAGATATCCTCAATCCTGAAGAAACATCTATCAAAAAACAACAAACGCAGGAGCTGAAATCATTAATTGAAAGCCTCCCCACGCGTTACAGGAACCTGATCACTTTACGCTATTTTGATGAGCTTTCGTACGAAGAAATAGCCCAGCAGCTCGATCTCCCGTTAGGGACGGTAAAGGCTCAATTGTTTAGGGCGAGGTACCTGCTTGGCAATATTATTAACCGTTTTAACAGGGATGACATCTGA
- a CDS encoding LptF/LptG family permease produces the protein MKAFFYRHLKIIDRFIIGKYLGTFIFTMGIFMVISVVFDVSEKLDNFLNKHASLHDIVFRYYAGFIPFYLNMLSPLINFLAVIFFTAKMANQTEIVPILSGRASFNRFLRPYVIASSIIFVVSFFANVYLIPFTNRLKIDFENANGMMDNDPTKVEVHMQIDKHTFVYLANYDPTTHLGYNFIMEKFNGDTLREKLIANTIQYDSVKRIWSIKDYTVKYVRGMKEQFIKSYTPKDTVLDMHPSDFIVYDNVYQAMSLSDLNKNIDKEKLRRPEYLKAIYFEKYHRFVYPLSAFVLTLIGVSISSRKVRGGVGLPLGIGILLCFAYIILERFALVFSVKGGMTPLVAVFIPNIIFGILGYYLLLKAPK, from the coding sequence ATGAAAGCTTTTTTTTATAGACATTTAAAGATCATCGACAGGTTTATTATTGGCAAATACCTGGGTACTTTTATATTCACGATGGGTATTTTCATGGTGATATCTGTAGTATTTGACGTATCAGAAAAGCTGGATAATTTCCTGAACAAACACGCCAGTCTGCACGATATCGTGTTTAGATATTACGCGGGTTTTATTCCGTTTTATCTTAATATGCTATCGCCGCTGATCAATTTTTTGGCGGTAATTTTCTTTACAGCCAAGATGGCAAACCAAACAGAAATTGTTCCGATCCTGAGCGGCCGGGCAAGTTTTAACCGGTTTCTAAGGCCCTATGTAATTGCCTCATCCATCATATTTGTGGTGTCATTTTTTGCAAATGTATACCTCATTCCGTTTACTAACCGCCTAAAAATCGACTTTGAAAATGCGAATGGGATGATGGATAATGACCCAACCAAAGTGGAGGTACACATGCAGATTGATAAGCACACCTTTGTTTATCTCGCCAATTATGACCCTACAACGCACCTTGGTTACAATTTTATTATGGAAAAATTTAACGGCGATACCTTGCGCGAGAAGCTAATTGCCAATACAATTCAGTACGATTCTGTAAAGAGAATATGGTCGATCAAGGATTATACCGTTAAATATGTAAGGGGAATGAAGGAGCAATTCATTAAAAGCTACACACCAAAAGACACTGTTTTGGATATGCACCCGAGCGATTTTATTGTATATGATAACGTATACCAGGCTATGTCATTAAGCGATCTGAACAAAAATATTGACAAGGAAAAGCTGCGTCGTCCGGAGTATTTAAAGGCTATTTATTTTGAAAAGTACCACCGTTTTGTATACCCTTTATCAGCCTTTGTACTTACTTTAATCGGTGTTTCCATATCATCAAGAAAGGTACGCGGAGGTGTTGGTTTACCCTTGGGGATCGGCATTTTATTATGCTTCGCTTATATCATATTAGAACGGTTTGCGCTTGTATTTTCGGTAAAAGGAGGTATGACACCTTTAGTAGCCGTATTCATTCCTAACATCATTTTCGGCATTTTAGGCTATTATCTACTTTTAAAAGCACCAAAATAA
- the dprA gene encoding DNA-processing protein DprA, which yields MSLLHKVALSFVKNLGPVAAKSLIAYLGSVEEVFNASPEKMTRIPGIGEKRAVKWDFDDALKQAEKELKFVGDHNIDVIFYTDARYPKRLKNCHDSPVLLYAKGKMDLNPPHIVSIVGTRNATDYGRQLCRQLVEELQQYNVLIVSGLAHGIDVAAHKECVKLNLPTIGVLGHGLDRLYPAQNRATADKMLENGGLLSEYPSGTNPDRENFPQRNRIVAGIADAIVVIEASIKGGALITAEIANSYNRDVFAFPGRLGDEFSEGCNFLIRNNKASLLTCTADLAFSLGWEKNDANKPVEQFMLPFDLSADERLIMEILQQNKTPLAIDDLTLRANMPMSQLAMNLLNMEMQGYISSLPGKMYRVN from the coding sequence ATGTCATTACTCCATAAAGTAGCTTTATCTTTTGTTAAAAACCTCGGGCCCGTAGCGGCTAAGTCCCTGATCGCATATCTCGGCAGCGTGGAAGAAGTGTTTAACGCATCGCCCGAAAAAATGACCAGGATCCCGGGGATAGGTGAAAAGCGCGCTGTAAAATGGGACTTTGACGATGCTTTGAAGCAGGCCGAAAAGGAGCTGAAGTTTGTAGGCGATCACAATATCGATGTTATTTTTTACACAGATGCCCGTTATCCCAAACGCTTAAAAAACTGTCACGATTCGCCGGTGTTGCTTTATGCAAAAGGGAAAATGGATCTGAACCCGCCCCACATTGTTAGTATAGTGGGCACCCGGAATGCTACCGATTACGGCAGGCAATTATGCCGCCAGCTGGTTGAGGAATTACAGCAATATAATGTATTAATAGTAAGTGGTTTGGCACATGGTATTGATGTAGCAGCACATAAAGAATGCGTAAAGCTAAACTTGCCAACCATTGGTGTACTTGGCCACGGGCTCGACAGGCTCTATCCTGCTCAAAACCGCGCCACTGCCGATAAAATGCTCGAAAACGGCGGCTTATTATCCGAATATCCTTCGGGCACCAATCCCGACAGGGAAAATTTTCCGCAGCGAAACCGTATAGTTGCCGGTATTGCCGATGCAATAGTGGTGATTGAAGCCAGTATAAAAGGAGGTGCGCTCATCACGGCCGAAATTGCCAATTCCTATAACCGGGATGTTTTTGCTTTTCCAGGCAGATTGGGTGATGAATTTTCTGAAGGATGTAACTTCCTGATCCGCAATAATAAAGCAAGTTTGCTAACCTGTACTGCCGATCTGGCTTTTAGTCTTGGCTGGGAAAAGAACGATGCCAATAAACCTGTTGAACAATTTATGCTGCCTTTTGATCTGTCGGCAGATGAACGGCTGATCATGGAGATCCTGCAGCAAAATAAAACGCCGCTTGCCATAGATGACCTTACTTTAAGGGCTAATATGCCTATGAGCCAACTGGCCATGAACCTGCTTAATATGGAAATGCAGGGATATATCAGCTCACTGCCGGGGAAAATGTATCGGGTAAATTGA
- the rsmG gene encoding 16S rRNA (guanine(527)-N(7))-methyltransferase RsmG, with protein sequence MTSEIILQYFPDLSAGQREQFEKLPALYEHWNSQINVISRKDIDLLFERHVLHSLGIAKVMAFLPGESVLDVGTGGGFPGIPLAILFPQTQFHLVDSIGKKIKVVTEVAAALGLKNVKASHLRAEQITDRFDFVVSRAVTQLKDFYPWVRGKFNKQSNNKLLNGILYLKGGDLEQEIKESGLKVAQYHLKDYFKEEFFETKQVIYVKE encoded by the coding sequence ATGACATCTGAAATAATTCTACAATATTTTCCTGATTTAAGTGCCGGACAGCGTGAGCAATTTGAAAAATTGCCCGCCTTATATGAACACTGGAACAGCCAGATCAACGTAATTTCCCGCAAAGATATTGATCTTTTATTTGAACGTCACGTGCTCCACTCGCTTGGGATTGCCAAAGTTATGGCTTTTTTACCAGGCGAAAGTGTGCTTGATGTGGGTACCGGTGGCGGCTTCCCGGGTATTCCGCTGGCTATTTTATTCCCCCAAACACAGTTTCATTTGGTTGATTCGATAGGCAAAAAAATCAAAGTTGTTACCGAGGTAGCCGCTGCCTTGGGCCTAAAAAATGTAAAAGCATCACACCTGCGGGCCGAACAAATTACGGATAGATTTGACTTTGTAGTATCACGCGCTGTTACCCAGTTAAAGGATTTTTATCCCTGGGTAAGGGGTAAATTCAATAAGCAATCGAACAACAAATTACTCAATGGCATCCTGTATTTAAAGGGCGGCGATTTGGAGCAGGAGATCAAAGAATCGGGTTTAAAAGTTGCCCAATATCATCTGAAAGATTACTTTAAAGAAGAGTTTTTCGAAACAAAACAAGTGATATATGTGAAGGAGTAA
- a CDS encoding EamA family transporter: MAQNAPSSLNKNLIILHFTVFVWGFTGILGALITISAVQLVWYRVLIAFVSLFLYFKFNKTDFKVDKKTRIKLVFTGAIVGGHWILFFAAIKLSTVAVTLVCLSSITLFTAIFEPIINKKSISKLEILAGLLIISGIVLIFKFEGRYTKGIIAGLVSAVCASLFSIINSRQVQKLQAPVIAFYELSGAFVWISIYLFITSGYTRAMLLKPADIGYLVLLGTVCTSLAYVAGVSVMRELSAFRVALITNLEPVYGIIMSFIFFGDMNKMTLGFWGGALLILSTIFLYPVAQKQIVRRKNRA, from the coding sequence ATGGCACAAAACGCCCCCTCAAGCCTAAATAAGAACCTTATAATACTCCATTTTACGGTTTTTGTGTGGGGATTTACCGGAATTTTAGGCGCTCTGATTACCATTTCGGCCGTACAATTGGTGTGGTACAGGGTACTTATTGCCTTTGTTTCGCTGTTTTTGTATTTTAAGTTCAATAAAACCGATTTTAAAGTCGACAAAAAAACCCGGATAAAATTGGTGTTTACAGGGGCAATTGTGGGCGGTCATTGGATCCTTTTCTTTGCCGCCATCAAGCTTTCAACCGTTGCGGTAACCCTGGTTTGCCTCTCGTCAATCACACTTTTCACCGCCATTTTTGAGCCAATTATCAATAAAAAAAGCATTTCAAAATTGGAGATTTTGGCCGGGCTCTTAATCATTTCGGGCATCGTTTTGATTTTTAAATTTGAAGGAAGATACACTAAGGGTATTATAGCCGGACTTGTGAGCGCTGTTTGCGCCAGCCTTTTTTCAATTATTAACTCGCGCCAGGTACAAAAATTACAGGCGCCGGTCATAGCATTTTATGAACTATCCGGCGCTTTTGTATGGATCTCGATATACCTTTTTATAACCTCCGGCTATACCCGGGCCATGTTGTTAAAGCCCGCTGATATTGGTTACCTGGTACTGCTTGGTACAGTGTGCACGTCACTGGCCTATGTTGCCGGCGTATCTGTAATGCGCGAACTTTCTGCATTCAGGGTAGCGCTCATCACCAACCTTGAACCGGTGTACGGCATCATTATGTCATTTATTTTTTTTGGCGACATGAATAAAATGACACTTGGATTTTGGGGTGGCGCACTCCTTATCTTGTCTACAATCTTCTTATACCCTGTTGCCCAAAAGCAAATTGTCAGGCGTAAAAACAGGGCCTGA
- a CDS encoding BlaI/MecI/CopY family transcriptional regulator, producing the protein MHIKELTKAEEQVMQILWQLKEAIVKDIIEEMPEPKPAYNTVSTVVRVLEGKGFIDHKAYGNSHVYFPLISDAEYKKFTFDKMMKNYFSNSYQSLVSFIVDEKKISVKELDELTSLIDKLKNEKQ; encoded by the coding sequence ATGCATATCAAAGAACTAACCAAAGCCGAAGAGCAGGTAATGCAAATACTTTGGCAGCTGAAGGAAGCCATTGTTAAAGATATTATTGAGGAAATGCCGGAGCCCAAGCCCGCTTACAACACGGTATCAACCGTAGTAAGGGTACTGGAAGGCAAGGGTTTTATCGACCATAAAGCGTACGGCAATTCGCATGTTTACTTCCCCCTTATCAGCGATGCCGAGTATAAAAAATTCACCTTTGATAAGATGATGAAAAACTATTTCAGCAATTCGTATCAAAGCCTGGTATCTTTTATTGTAGATGAAAAGAAGATCAGCGTAAAAGAGCTGGACGAATTGACTTCATTAATTGACAAACTAAAAAACGAAAAACAATGA
- the tgt gene encoding tRNA guanosine(34) transglycosylase Tgt: MKFNLTAQDPLSKARAGEITTDHGIIQTPIFMPVGTAGTVKAVHQHELKQDISAQIILGNTYHLYLRPGLNTLESAGGLHKFNGWDGPVLTDSGGYQVYSLTEVRKIKEEGVTFRSHIDGSKHLFTPENVMDIQRIIGADIIMAFDECTPYPCDYNYAKRSIEMTHRWLKRCCDRFDSTEPKYGYSQTLFPIVQGSVYKDLRVRSAEVIASYEREGNAIGGLSVGEPAEEMYAMTEIVCNILPQQKPRYLMGVGTPVNILENIALGIDMFDCVMPTRNARNGMLFTKNGIINIKNEKWKNDFSAIEDDSDLFADRDYSKAYLRHLIHSGEMLGAQIATLHNLHFYLWLVKEARKKIIAGEFYDWKNSMVKRLGQRL, from the coding sequence ATGAAATTTAACTTAACAGCACAAGACCCGCTTTCAAAGGCCCGAGCCGGCGAGATCACTACCGACCACGGTATCATACAAACCCCCATTTTTATGCCTGTAGGTACTGCGGGCACTGTAAAGGCGGTGCACCAGCACGAGCTTAAACAGGATATTTCGGCGCAAATTATACTGGGCAACACCTATCACCTATACCTGCGCCCGGGCTTAAACACTCTTGAAAGCGCAGGAGGACTGCATAAATTTAATGGCTGGGATGGCCCTGTCTTAACCGATAGCGGCGGCTACCAGGTGTATTCATTAACCGAGGTACGCAAAATAAAAGAGGAAGGGGTTACTTTCCGCTCGCATATTGACGGGTCAAAACACCTCTTTACTCCCGAAAATGTGATGGATATTCAGCGCATAATTGGTGCCGATATAATCATGGCCTTTGATGAGTGCACCCCCTACCCATGTGATTACAACTATGCAAAACGATCGATAGAAATGACCCACCGCTGGCTGAAACGCTGCTGCGACAGGTTTGACAGCACCGAGCCAAAATATGGTTACAGCCAAACACTTTTCCCCATTGTACAGGGTTCGGTATATAAAGACCTGCGTGTACGGTCGGCCGAAGTAATAGCTTCATACGAGCGTGAAGGCAATGCCATTGGTGGCCTTTCGGTAGGTGAACCGGCCGAGGAAATGTATGCCATGACCGAAATTGTATGCAATATATTACCACAGCAAAAACCGCGTTACTTAATGGGTGTAGGTACGCCTGTAAACATTTTGGAAAACATAGCCCTGGGTATTGATATGTTTGATTGCGTTATGCCAACCCGTAACGCGCGCAATGGCATGCTTTTCACTAAAAACGGAATCATCAATATAAAAAATGAGAAGTGGAAAAACGACTTTTCGGCCATTGAAGATGACAGTGATCTGTTTGCCGACAGGGATTATAGCAAAGCCTATTTACGTCATTTGATCCACTCGGGCGAAATGTTAGGCGCTCAAATTGCAACCTTGCACAACCTCCATTTTTATCTTTGGCTGGTTAAAGAGGCGCGAAAAAAGATCATAGCTGGCGAGTTTTACGACTGGAAAAATAGCATGGTAAAGCGCCTTGGTCAGCGTTTATAA
- a CDS encoding glycosyltransferase family 9 protein codes for MKILVIRFSSMGDIIYTTPVVRCLKKQVPNAEVHFLTKPAFKYIYDNNPYVDKLLLLKPSLTDTINDIKDEKYDQIIDLHNNLRTGIIKLCTGIKASTYKKQPILKWLSLKLKRNLVSKEHLVDRYLKAVKFLGVVNDDKPIDYYIKAEHDLTKLLPVSHQHGYIAFVIGATHFTKRMPNYKIISICRQLNLPVLLLGGNDVKANGDEIAAAVGASVYNACGVTSLDESVFLVSKAQSLIGFDTGLTHIAEAFNVPIASVWGGTTPDLLGVWPYKVKEVLVAGIDLTCRPCSKFGLEKCPLGHFKCMNDMPEAGIVNFSNR; via the coding sequence ATGAAGATATTAGTGATCCGCTTTAGTTCGATGGGTGATATAATTTATACCACACCTGTTGTTCGCTGCCTCAAAAAGCAGGTCCCCAATGCCGAGGTTCACTTTTTAACCAAACCGGCCTTTAAATATATTTACGATAACAACCCTTATGTTGATAAGTTGCTGTTACTAAAACCCTCCTTAACAGACACAATTAACGACATCAAGGACGAAAAGTATGATCAGATCATCGATCTGCATAACAATCTCCGCACAGGCATCATCAAGCTTTGTACAGGCATTAAAGCATCAACCTATAAAAAGCAGCCGATTTTGAAATGGCTGAGTTTAAAGTTGAAACGCAACCTGGTAAGTAAAGAACACCTGGTTGACAGGTATTTAAAAGCCGTTAAATTTTTAGGTGTGGTTAATGACGACAAGCCTATTGACTATTATATCAAAGCCGAACATGATTTAACCAAATTGCTTCCAGTTAGCCATCAACATGGCTACATTGCATTTGTGATAGGTGCCACCCATTTTACCAAACGAATGCCCAATTACAAGATCATCAGCATTTGCAGGCAGCTTAATTTACCTGTTTTGTTATTGGGCGGTAACGATGTAAAAGCAAATGGCGATGAAATAGCTGCGGCAGTTGGTGCTTCAGTTTACAATGCCTGCGGAGTAACATCGCTTGATGAGTCGGTTTTCCTGGTGTCAAAGGCGCAAAGCCTCATTGGTTTTGATACCGGCCTCACCCATATTGCCGAAGCGTTTAATGTGCCTATAGCCTCGGTTTGGGGTGGCACCACACCCGATCTGCTGGGGGTTTGGCCTTATAAAGTAAAAGAAGTGCTGGTTGCAGGTATTGATCTCACTTGTCGTCCCTGTTCAAAATTCGGGCTTGAAAAATGTCCGCTTGGGCATTTTAAATGTATGAATGATATGCCGGAAGCAGGTATCGTAAATTTCTCCAATCGATAA
- a CDS encoding histidine phosphatase family protein, with product MKKLLLIRHAKATHESGYVDFDRPLKQSGLQDAVLMATLLKGQLQIPQIIITSPALRTKTTAEIFANQFKLQAPGEDKRIYEASENTWVKVVNGLPDKYDYIGVVGHNPGISQILYYLTSQLKEMPTCAVAIITFENDTWQSISEEDGKLTHFDSPKG from the coding sequence ATGAAAAAGTTATTATTAATACGTCACGCAAAAGCTACCCATGAAAGCGGTTATGTTGATTTTGACCGGCCTTTAAAACAATCGGGCTTGCAGGATGCGGTTTTAATGGCCACCCTTTTAAAAGGACAATTACAAATACCTCAAATTATAATAACCAGTCCGGCGCTTCGTACCAAAACTACGGCCGAAATTTTTGCCAATCAGTTTAAATTACAGGCTCCGGGGGAAGACAAAAGAATTTACGAAGCCAGCGAAAACACGTGGGTTAAAGTAGTTAATGGCCTGCCCGATAAATATGATTATATAGGCGTAGTTGGTCATAACCCGGGCATTAGCCAAATACTATATTACCTCACCAGCCAGTTAAAAGAAATGCCTACCTGCGCCGTAGCCATCATTACTTTTGAAAACGATACATGGCAATCCATCAGCGAAGAGGATGGGAAGCTGACGCATTTTGATTCACCGAAGGGGTAG